From the genome of Capsicum annuum cultivar UCD-10X-F1 unplaced genomic scaffold, UCD10Xv1.1 ctg1934, whole genome shotgun sequence, one region includes:
- the LOC107841904 gene encoding small ubiquitin-related modifier 2 gives MSKAATREEDSKLTSDQSGHINLKVKTQDGNEVFFRIKRSTQLKKLMNAYCDRKSVNFNAIAFLFDGRRLRAEQTPDELEMEDGDEIDAMLHQTGGTTL, from the exons atgtCTAAAGCAGCAACCAGGGAGGAAGACAGCAAGCTGACTAGCGATCAATCTGGTCATATAAATCTCAAAGTCAAAACTCAg GACGGGAATGAAGTTTTCTTTAGGATCAAACGAAGCACTCAGCTCAAGAAGTTGATGAATGCTTATTGTGACCGAAAGTCTGTAAATTTCAATGCAATTGCCTTCTTGTTTGATGGCCGTCGTCTTAGAGCAGAACAGACTCCAGATgaa CTGGAGATGGAAGATGGTGATGAAATTGATGCAATGCTGCATCAAACCGGAGGCACaactctttga